One part of the Coffea eugenioides isolate CCC68of chromosome 10, Ceug_1.0, whole genome shotgun sequence genome encodes these proteins:
- the LOC113748582 gene encoding uncharacterized TPR repeat-containing protein At1g05150-like → MATRGSRSEKVKRIFQQFDANRDGGLNREEMAALVVAVNPRVKFSDEQINAILDEVFRTYGEFIDGEKGLTYDGLLRTYDDGAGDVDRDFDALGLELKPEAAAAGISDEAASTSSIADERVIEPHKKQRTAAWAASPNHGIVFDDTWKLVDDLDILIKRLKSKQTKDGKIKNDNSDMYSDAGWSRELGPSTEISDKRFLWEESGHDYVVFVKELGVLRSRADGARSREEAFDGHMAIGRVLYDYHLYNEALVSFKRASELQPTDVRPHFRAGNCLYVLGRHGEAKGEFLQALEAAEAGGNQWAYLLPQIHVNLGIALEGEGMVLGACEHYREAAILCPTHFRALKLLGSALFGVGEYKAAVKALEEAIYMKNDYADAHCDLASALHAMGDDDNAIKEFQKAIDLKPGHVDALYNLGGLYMDMGRYPRASEMYTRVLAVWPNHWKAQLNKAVSLLGAGETEEAKKALKEALKMTNRVELHDAVAHLKQLQKKRLKGNGSGTGEEVYITVEPSKFKTVGERTTLRPELANSLDIRAFQKITRLNRCDVELIKKQMNDNDVPVSYSGGGLPEKSIRKAALEEILRKLLSFLKPDTFVGAVKAINQKILSVLDESESGRVDLGLFFAVAAPLCGGPAERRKRVAYDALLWRPVNEGSTQIRKSDAQRYIKLLRAIYIPSQGVSEMLEIHGEMDTSPVSLTEFLAMFDDQDWGFGIMSTLLKLEIGDRNRHGRHICATCRYPIIGSRFKEMKSHFSLCSQCYSEGKVPPACKQEEYRFKEYVSEAEAVKDKCLWFNWHSKSSPPAVPS, encoded by the coding sequence ATGGCAACTAGAGGTAGCAGATCGGAGAAGGTGAAGAGAATTTTCCAGCAATTCGACGCGAACCGGGATGGAGGTCTGAACAGGGAGGAGATGGCGGCACTGGTGGTGGCCGTCAACCCTAGGGTGAAGTTCAGCGACGAGCAAATCAACGCCATTCTCGACGAAGTTTTCCGAACCTACGGCGAATTCATTGATGGCGAAAAGGGCCTTACGTATGACGGGCTGTTGCGCACTTATGATGATGGAGCTGGCGATGTTGACCGTGATTTCGACGCCTTGGGTCTCGAGCTCAAGCCCGAAGCAGCTGCCGCTGGCATCTCCGACGAAGCTGCCTCCACTTCATCAATCGCTGACGAGCGAGTTATTGAGCCTCACAAGAAGCAGAGGACTGCGGCCTGGGCTGCATCACCGAATCACGGCATTGTGTTTGATGATACGTGGAAATTGGTGGATGATcttgatattttaattaaaaGGTTAAAATCGAAGCAAACGAAAGATGGGAAGATTAAAAATGATAATTCGGATATGTATTCAGATGCCGGTTGGTCCAGAGAATTGGGTCCATCAACAGAGATCTCGGACAAGAGATTTCTCTGGGAGGAATCTGGTCATGATTATGTAGTTTTTGTGAAGGAATTGGGTGTTTTGAGGTCGAGGGCAGACGGGGCAAGGTCAAGGGAGGAGGCATTTGATGGGCATATGGCTATTGGAAGGGTTTTGTATGATTACCATTTGTACAACGAGGCTCTTGTGAGCTTCAAGAGGGCTTCCGAGTTGCAGCCAACTGACGTAAGGCCTCATTTTAGAGCTGGCAATTGTTTATATGTACTTGGACGGCATGGGGAGGCTAAAGGGGAGTTCTTGCAGGCATTAGAGGCAGCTGAAGCTGGTGGCAATCAGTGGGCTTATTTGCTTCCTCAGATacatgtcaatttgggaattgctCTTGAAGGTGAAGGTATGGTTCTTGGTGCTTGTGAGCATTATAGAGAAGCTGCTATTTTGTGTCCAACTCATTTTAGGGCATTGAAACTTTTGGGTAGTGCATTATTTGGAGTAGGCGAGTATAAGGCGGCTGTTAAGGCATTGGAAGAGGctatttatatgaaaaatgatTATGCGGATGCGCATTGTGATTTGGCCTCAGCTTTACATGCTATGGGGGATGATGATAATGCGATTAAGGAGTTTCAGAAGGCTATTGATTTGAAACCTGGGCATGTGGATGCTTTGTACAATTTAGGTGGGCTATACATGGATATGGGTAGGTATCCAAGAGCTTCTGAAATGTATACCAGGGTATTGGCTGTTTGGCCGAATCATTGGAAAGCACAGCTGAATAAGGCAGTGTCGTTGCTGGGAGCTGGTGAAACTGAGGAAGCTAAGAAAGCTTTGAAAGAAGCTTTGAAAATGACAAACAGGGTTGAATTGCATGATGCAGTAGCTCACTTGAAGCAGCTCCAGAAGAAGAGGTTGAAGGGGAATGGAAGTGGTACTGGGGAGGAGGTTTATATAACTGTGGAACCCTCGAAGTTCAAGACTGTGGGGGAGAGAACTACATTGAGGCCAGAATTAGCAAACTCGCTTGATATTAGAGCTTTTCAGAAGATTACCAGACTGAATCGATGTGATGTGGAACTGATAAAGAAGCAAATGAATGACAACGATGTACCAGTGTCCTACTCTGGCGGTGGTTTGCCTGAAAAATCCATACGCAAGGCTGCACTAGAGGAGATTCTCCGCAAATTACTGAGTTTTTTGAAGCCTGACACCTTTGTGGGAGCTGTTAAGGCAATAAACCAGAAAATCCTCTCTGTTCTGGATGAATCTGAGTCAGGCAGGGTGGATTTGGGCTTGTTTTTTGCCGTTGCTGCCCCTCTTTGTGGAGGTCCTGCAGAGAGGCGGAAGCGGGTGGCATATGATGCACTGCTGTGGCGGCCTGTCAATGAAGGTAGCACCCAGATAAGAAAAAGTGATGCTCAAAGgtacatcaagctcttgagggcCATCTACATTCCTTCTCAAGGTGTCAGTGAAATGCTGGAAATACACGGAGAAATGGATACATCACCGGTTTCTCTGACTGAGTTCCTTGCAATGTTTGATGATCAAGACTGGGGTTTTGGTATCATGTCTACTCTGCTGAAGCTAGAAATCGGGGACAGAAATCGCCATGGCAGGCATATTTGTGCAACTTGTAGATATCCTATCATTGGGTCCCGCTTTAAGGAGATGAAATCACACTTCAGCCTCTGCAGTCAATGTTACAGTGAGGGGAAAGTTCCCCCAGCATGCAAGCAAGAAGAGTACAGATTCAAAGAGTACGTTAGTGAAGCTGAAGCAGTGAAGGATAAGTGCCTATGGTTCAATTGGCATTCTAAGAGTTCCCCCCCTGCTGTACCTAGCTAG
- the LOC113750037 gene encoding glycine-rich RNA-binding protein 10-like, with amino-acid sequence MEMTRKGSSALLFLALIVMVSIRGEEQDGISTTLAQTNVTSQTSAKLPQGSGQEAHRMNKTYNDVVVKYNEKRNYGGGGGGGGGGGGGGGATAGGGGGGGGAGAMGGGGGWGWGGGGGGWWGWGCGRSQKKYNGREHQGHAHRKNVPANQYYKIGEFAQCTTEGRCQGMRLDCPLHCGGPCFYDCKNMCKAHCRR; translated from the coding sequence ATGGAGATGACGAGAAAAGGTTCGAGCGCTTTATTATTCCTAGCTTTGATTGTGATGGTGTCAATAAGAGGTGAGGAACAAGATGGAATTAGCACTACTCTAGCTCAAACCAATGTGACTTCACAAACTTCAGCTAAGCTTCCACAAGGAAGTGGTCAAGAGGCACACAGAATGAACAAAACTTACAATGATGTTGTCGTCAAGTACAATGAAAAGCGAAATTAtggaggtggtggtggaggaggaggtggaGGAGGGGGAGGAGGGGGAGCTACtgctggtggtggtggtggtggtgggggtGCGGGTGCTATGGGAGGAGGTGGTGGctggggatggggcgggggcgggggaggTTGGTGGGGGTGGGGATGTGGGAGATCACAAAAAAAGTACAACGGGCGAGAGCACCAAGGCCATGCACACAGGAAGAATGTGCCTGCGAACCAATACTATAAGATAGGGGAATTTGCGCAATGCACGACGGAGGGAAGGTGTCAAGGCATGAGACTGGATTGTCCTCTTCATTGTGGCGGACCTTGTTTCTATGACTGCAAAAATATGTGCAAGGCTCATTGTAGACGCTAG
- the LOC113750166 gene encoding protein LTV1 homolog isoform X1, which yields MGKNKFIDKKNSATFQLLARDTSDPNCSSGLSSDRVFVRVDNNQYKVGGFSEDEEPAIDGVLFDDPNSVFDDAPEDYYECGYPGNGARTGSSLPDHVRREILELGFPDDGYNYLMHLREIKNSGGGSVYYQNPKAQLGHLLPDVKAYNASRLEISRVEDESNEKSMYAVASKTRNAKVEKVADDDIAALLDDSDLSRFGSDIEEDLEEDFVVKANLLEGPSDLELGKKLRLLESLQVNRVERNDLVVSGAEESVAGSVTVENEKPRVRRPLDEQFDLLELQEYGADSDGDYGVYDDAEEDACEESLAEKLNHALKDRHLDGLNSKYAVPSDLLEEKKELEDLESPESAADVIQRCREYAEKYENESEDEKEVVFQESSDESEVWDCETIVSTYSNLDNHPGKIGAPETRKKKLAETFAATLSSPGHIIALKGKQKLPVDFLPTRKSSTDMVTDMNGLRPEQPQRKQRGQETKEEKKERKAAVKEERREARRVKKELKVVYKYEANRAQKVAAVAGPSLVHLM from the exons ATGGGAAAAAATAAATTCATCGACAAGAAAAATTCGGCGACGTTCCAGTTACTCGCCCGGGATACTTCGGATCCGAACTGCTCATCCGGACTCTCTAGTGACCGAGTTTTCGTGAGAGTCGACAAtaatcaatacaaagttggcgGCTTTTCTGAGGATGAGGAGCCAGCAATCGACGGCGTTCTGTTTGATGACCCAAATTCAGTATTCGACGACGCGCCGGAGGACTATTACGAGTGCGGATACCCTGGGAATGGAGCTCGGACGGGGTCGTCGTTGCCGGACCATGTAAGGAGGGAGATACTTGAGCTAGGGTTTCCGGACGATGGATACAATTATCTGATGCATTTGAGGGAGATAAAGAATTCCGGCGGCGGTTCTGTTTATTATCAGAATCCCAAAGCTCAGCTTGGTCATCTTCTTCCCGATGTTAAG GCCTATAATGCATCAAGGCTAGAAATTTCAAGAGTGGAGGATGAGTCCAATGAGAAGTCCATGTATGCTGTTGCATCCAAAACTCGGAATGCAAAAGTTGAGAAAGTGGCTGATGATGACATTGCAGCATTACTAGATGACAGTGATTTGTCACGGTTTGGCTCTGATATAGAGGAGGACTTGGAAGAGGACTTTGTGGTCAAAGCAAACCTTCTAGAAGGACCATCTGACCTGGAACTTGGTAAAAAGCTGAGATTGCTAGAGAGCCTGCAGGTTAATAGGGTAGAAAGGAACGATTTGGTTGTCTCTGGTGCAGAGGAAAGTGTCGCAGGATCTGTTACTGTTGAAAATGAGAAGCCAAGGGTTCGCCGCCCTTTAGATGAGCAGTTTGACttg CTTGAACTTCAGGAATATGGTGCAGACAGTGATGGTGATTATGGTGTTTATGATGACGCTGAAGAAGATGCTTGTGAAGAATCCCTCGCTGAGAAGCTTAATCATGCATTAAAAGACCGTCATCTTGATGGCTTAAATAGTAAATATGCAGTTCCTTCTGATCTCTTGGAAGAGAAGAAGGAATTGGAGGATCTGGAGTCACCAGAATCTGCTGCAGATGTCATCCAAAGGTGCAGAGAATATgctgaaaaatatgaaaatgaaAGTGAAGATGAAAAGGAGGTGGTTTTTCAGGAAAGTAGTGATGAATCAGAGGTATGGGATTGTGAGACTATAGTTTCAACATATTCAAATCTTGATAATCACCCTGGGAAGATCGGAGCTCCAGAAACGAGAAAGAAGAAGCTAGCTGAAACCTTTGCTGCAACGTTGAGTTCTCCAGGACATATAATAGCTCTTAAAGGCAAACAGAAGCTTCCTGTAGACTTTTTGCCCACTAGAAAGTCTTCTACAGATATGGTGACGGACATGAATGGTCTGAGACCTGAGCAACCTCAGAGGAAACAACGTGGTCAAGAGacaaaggaggaaaagaaagaaagaaag GCTGCTGTCAAAGAAGAACGACGTGAGGCACGTCGTGTGAAAAAAGAATTGAAGGTGGTTTACAAGTATGAAGCAAATCGTGCTCAGAAGGTTGCTGCTGTTGCTGGTCCATCTTTGGTTCATCTAAT GTAA
- the LOC113750166 gene encoding protein LTV1 homolog isoform X2, with protein sequence MGKNKFIDKKNSATFQLLARDTSDPNCSSGLSSDRVFVRVDNNQYKVGGFSEDEEPAIDGVLFDDPNSVFDDAPEDYYECGYPGNGARTGSSLPDHVRREILELGFPDDGYNYLMHLREIKNSGGGSVYYQNPKAQLGHLLPDVKAYNASRLEISRVEDESNEKSMYAVASKTRNAKVEKVADDDIAALLDDSDLSRFGSDIEEDLEEDFVVKANLLEGPSDLELGKKLRLLESLQVNRVERNDLVVSGAEESVAGSVTVENEKPRVRRPLDEQFDLLELQEYGADSDGDYGVYDDAEEDACEESLAEKLNHALKDRHLDGLNSKYAVPSDLLEEKKELEDLESPESAADVIQRCREYAEKYENESEDEKEVVFQESSDESEVWDCETIVSTYSNLDNHPGKIGAPETRKKKLAETFAATLSSPGHIIALKGKQKLPVDFLPTRKSSTDMVTDMNGLRPEQPQRKQRGQETKEEKKERKAAVKEERREARRVKKELKVVYKYEANRAQKVAAVAGPSLVHLM encoded by the exons ATGGGAAAAAATAAATTCATCGACAAGAAAAATTCGGCGACGTTCCAGTTACTCGCCCGGGATACTTCGGATCCGAACTGCTCATCCGGACTCTCTAGTGACCGAGTTTTCGTGAGAGTCGACAAtaatcaatacaaagttggcgGCTTTTCTGAGGATGAGGAGCCAGCAATCGACGGCGTTCTGTTTGATGACCCAAATTCAGTATTCGACGACGCGCCGGAGGACTATTACGAGTGCGGATACCCTGGGAATGGAGCTCGGACGGGGTCGTCGTTGCCGGACCATGTAAGGAGGGAGATACTTGAGCTAGGGTTTCCGGACGATGGATACAATTATCTGATGCATTTGAGGGAGATAAAGAATTCCGGCGGCGGTTCTGTTTATTATCAGAATCCCAAAGCTCAGCTTGGTCATCTTCTTCCCGATGTTAAG GCCTATAATGCATCAAGGCTAGAAATTTCAAGAGTGGAGGATGAGTCCAATGAGAAGTCCATGTATGCTGTTGCATCCAAAACTCGGAATGCAAAAGTTGAGAAAGTGGCTGATGATGACATTGCAGCATTACTAGATGACAGTGATTTGTCACGGTTTGGCTCTGATATAGAGGAGGACTTGGAAGAGGACTTTGTGGTCAAAGCAAACCTTCTAGAAGGACCATCTGACCTGGAACTTGGTAAAAAGCTGAGATTGCTAGAGAGCCTGCAGGTTAATAGGGTAGAAAGGAACGATTTGGTTGTCTCTGGTGCAGAGGAAAGTGTCGCAGGATCTGTTACTGTTGAAAATGAGAAGCCAAGGGTTCGCCGCCCTTTAGATGAGCAGTTTGACttg CTTGAACTTCAGGAATATGGTGCAGACAGTGATGGTGATTATGGTGTTTATGATGACGCTGAAGAAGATGCTTGTGAAGAATCCCTCGCTGAGAAGCTTAATCATGCATTAAAAGACCGTCATCTTGATGGCTTAAATAGTAAATATGCAGTTCCTTCTGATCTCTTGGAAGAGAAGAAGGAATTGGAGGATCTGGAGTCACCAGAATCTGCTGCAGATGTCATCCAAAGGTGCAGAGAATATgctgaaaaatatgaaaatgaaAGTGAAGATGAAAAGGAGGTGGTTTTTCAGGAAAGTAGTGATGAATCAGAGGTATGGGATTGTGAGACTATAGTTTCAACATATTCAAATCTTGATAATCACCCTGGGAAGATCGGAGCTCCAGAAACGAGAAAGAAGAAGCTAGCTGAAACCTTTGCTGCAACGTTGAGTTCTCCAGGACATATAATAGCTCTTAAAGGCAAACAGAAGCTTCCTGTAGACTTTTTGCCCACTAGAAAGTCTTCTACAGATATGGTGACGGACATGAATGGTCTGAGACCTGAGCAACCTCAGAGGAAACAACGTGGTCAAGAGacaaaggaggaaaagaaagaaagaaag GCTGCTGTCAAAGAAGAACGACGTGAGGCACGTCGTGTGAAAAAAGAATTGAAGGTGGTTTACAAGTATGAAGCAAATCGTGCTCAGAAGGTTGCTGCTGTTGCTGGTCCATCTTTGGTTCATCTAATGTGA